Proteins encoded by one window of Salvia splendens isolate huo1 chromosome 14, SspV2, whole genome shotgun sequence:
- the LOC121765553 gene encoding E3 ubiquitin-protein ligase makorin-like isoform X1 → MSKRVLCKFFANGACLKGEHCEYSHDWKAPPNNICTFYQKGVCAYGTRCRYDHIKVSRLQSPALPSSVELSSAKEVSTRAVTLGSTAFTGVSVEHSSYNFPLHPPSIPAWGENSGNCDNLVTLQGDDDLADFRDVDPADQPICSFAAAGDCPHGVSCPRVHGDLCPTCGKHCLHPFRPQEREEHLNTCEKRQKHLEALTHSQEIECSVCLEKILSKPTVAERKFGILSECDHPFCIACIRNWRSTSRSSGMDANSALRSCPICRKLSYFVIPSVIWYSSKDDKQEIVDSYKSKLRSIDCKHFDFGNGTCPFGTSCFYKHAYRDGRLEEVSLRHLGAEDGNIVIAKNVRFFVSFSHASSIKLLS, encoded by the exons ATGTCTAAACG GGTTCTCTGCAAATTCTTTGCTAATGGTGCATGTCTAAAAGGGGAACACTGTGAGTATTCACATGATTGGAAGGCCCCACCTAATAAT ATATGTACGTTCTACCAGAAAGGAGTTTGTGCTTATGGCACTCGATGTAGATATGATCACATCAAAGTTTCTCGGTTACAGTCGCCGGCTTTACCTTCATCAGTTGAGCTTTCTTCAGCCAAGGAGGTTTCTACTAGAGCTGTGACATTAGGTTCCACTGCTTTTACTGGTGTTAGTGTTGAACATTCATCTTATAACTTTCCACTTCATCCTCCTAGTATACCAGCATGGGGAGAGAATTCTGGGAATTGTGATAATCTAGTAACTCTACAAGGCGATGATGATTTGGCAGACTTTAGGGATGTAGATCCTGCTGACCAACCAATATGCTCTTTTGCTGCTGCCGGGGATTGTCCACATGGTGTGAGTTGCCCTAGAGTTCATGGGGATCTTTGTCCTACCTGTGGGAAGCATTGCTTGCATCCTTTTAGGCCTCAAGAAAGAGAAGAACACTTGAACACATGTGAAAAAAGGCAAAAACATTTAGAAGCATTAACACATAGTCAAGAAATAGAATGCAGTGTTTGTCTTGAGAAGATCCTCTCAAAACCTACGGTTGCTGAACGTAAATTTGGAATATTGTCAGAGTGTGATCATCCATTTTGTATAGCATGCATTAGGAATTGGCGTAGTACTTCACGATCATCTGGCATGGATGCTAATTCTGCATTAAGATCCTGCCCTATATGTCGGAAGCTTTCATACTTTGTGATTCCTAGTGTCATTTGGTATTCCTCAAAAGATGATAAGCAAGAAATTGTTGACAGTTACAAGTCCAAGCTGAG ATCTATTGATTGCAAGCACTTTGACTTTGGGAATGGGACCTGCCCATTTGGCACCAGTTGTTTTTATAAG CATGCTTATCGTGATGGTCGTCTTGAGGAAGTTTCCCTTCGCCATCTTGGAGCAGAAGATGGAAATATAGTTATTGCCAAAAATGTTAG GTTTTTTGTATCATTCTCTCATGCATCCAGCATAAAACTACTAAGTTGA
- the LOC121765553 gene encoding E3 ubiquitin-protein ligase makorin-like isoform X2: MSKRVLCKFFANGACLKGEHCEYSHDWKAPPNNICTFYQKGVCAYGTRCRYDHIKVSRLQSPALPSSVELSSAKEVSTRAVTLGSTAFTGVSVEHSSYNFPLHPPSIPAWGENSGNCDNLVTLQGDDDLADFRDVDPADQPICSFAAAGDCPHGVSCPRVHGDLCPTCGKHCLHPFRPQEREEHLNTCEKRQKHLEALTHSQEIECSVCLEKILSKPTVAERKFGILSECDHPFCIACIRNWRSTSRSSGMDANSALRSCPICRKLSYFVIPSVIWYSSKDDKQEIVDSYKSKLRSIDCKHFDFGNGTCPFGTSCFYKHAYRDGRLEEVSLRHLGAEDGNIVIAKNVRLSDFLSNMRLR, from the exons ATGTCTAAACG GGTTCTCTGCAAATTCTTTGCTAATGGTGCATGTCTAAAAGGGGAACACTGTGAGTATTCACATGATTGGAAGGCCCCACCTAATAAT ATATGTACGTTCTACCAGAAAGGAGTTTGTGCTTATGGCACTCGATGTAGATATGATCACATCAAAGTTTCTCGGTTACAGTCGCCGGCTTTACCTTCATCAGTTGAGCTTTCTTCAGCCAAGGAGGTTTCTACTAGAGCTGTGACATTAGGTTCCACTGCTTTTACTGGTGTTAGTGTTGAACATTCATCTTATAACTTTCCACTTCATCCTCCTAGTATACCAGCATGGGGAGAGAATTCTGGGAATTGTGATAATCTAGTAACTCTACAAGGCGATGATGATTTGGCAGACTTTAGGGATGTAGATCCTGCTGACCAACCAATATGCTCTTTTGCTGCTGCCGGGGATTGTCCACATGGTGTGAGTTGCCCTAGAGTTCATGGGGATCTTTGTCCTACCTGTGGGAAGCATTGCTTGCATCCTTTTAGGCCTCAAGAAAGAGAAGAACACTTGAACACATGTGAAAAAAGGCAAAAACATTTAGAAGCATTAACACATAGTCAAGAAATAGAATGCAGTGTTTGTCTTGAGAAGATCCTCTCAAAACCTACGGTTGCTGAACGTAAATTTGGAATATTGTCAGAGTGTGATCATCCATTTTGTATAGCATGCATTAGGAATTGGCGTAGTACTTCACGATCATCTGGCATGGATGCTAATTCTGCATTAAGATCCTGCCCTATATGTCGGAAGCTTTCATACTTTGTGATTCCTAGTGTCATTTGGTATTCCTCAAAAGATGATAAGCAAGAAATTGTTGACAGTTACAAGTCCAAGCTGAG ATCTATTGATTGCAAGCACTTTGACTTTGGGAATGGGACCTGCCCATTTGGCACCAGTTGTTTTTATAAG CATGCTTATCGTGATGGTCGTCTTGAGGAAGTTTCCCTTCGCCATCTTGGAGCAGAAGATGGAAATATAGTTATTGCCAAAAATGTTAG GCTCTCCGATTTTCTTAGTAATATGCGACTAAGATGA
- the LOC121765474 gene encoding splicing factor 3B subunit 6-like protein: MAAAISLRKGNTRLPPEVNRVLYIRNLPFNITSEEMYDIFGKYGAIRQIRIGTNKDTRGTAFVVYEDIYDAKTAVDHLSGFNVANRYLIVLYYQQAKMGKKFDQKKKEEEIQKLQEKYGISTPKDK; the protein is encoded by the coding sequence ATGGCGGCAGCAATCAGCCTCCGCAAAGGGAACACCCGGCTCCCGCCGGAGGTGAACCGCGTGCTCTACATTCGGAACCTTCCGTTCAACATTACGAGCGAGGAGATGTACGACATCTTCGGCAAGTACGGGGCGATAAGGCAGATCCGCATTGGCACCAACAAGGACACTCGAGGCACCGCCTTCGTGGTCTACGAGGATATCTACGACGCCAAGACCGCCGTCGACCACCTCTCCGGCTTCAACGTGGCGAACCGGTACCTGATCGTCCTCTATTACCAGCAGGCGAAGATGGGGAAGAAGTTCGAccagaagaagaaggaggaagaaatCCAGAAGCTCCAGGAGAAGTACGGCATCTCCACGCCCAAAGATAAGTAG